One window of the Natrinema sp. CBA1119 genome contains the following:
- the ilvB gene encoding biosynthetic-type acetolactate synthase large subunit, whose amino-acid sequence MSERAAKVTPPDDEQDDDQITDSAAPDAATEDDSAAGDAETTPAPVTSGAEAVVRALENAGVEYAFGVQGGAIMPVYDALYDSDIRHVTMAHEQGAAHAADAYGIVSGEPGVCLATSGPGATNLVTGIADADMDSDPLLALTGQVSTDFVGNDAFQETDTTGVTTPITKDNTFASDSDRVGSDVSEAFALADAGRPGPTLVDLPKDVTNGETDCEPDAPAVPDTYRVQEQADPEIVAAAAERIENADRPAILLGGGVIKGEASEACREFAIEHEIPVITTMPGIGAFPEDHELSLEMAGMHGTGYANMAITHCDTLIGIGTRFDDRLTGGIETFAPDAELIHVDIDPAEISKNIHADYPLIGDAETVVEQLSEAVDASPEAKKWRAQCQQWKSDYSMAYDAPEDEPVQPEFVVEALDEATSDRAIVTTGVGQHQMWACQYWTYTEPRTWVSSHGLGTMGYGLPSAIGARLAADDDQEVVCIDGDGSFLMTLQGLSVAVRENLDITVAVLNNEYIGMVRQWQDAFFDGRHSASDYHWMPEFDKLAEAFGASGYRIDDYDDVAETIDAAIAYDGPSVIDVHIDPDANVYPMVPSGGDNGQFALTEDQL is encoded by the coding sequence ATGAGCGAACGCGCAGCAAAGGTCACACCACCGGACGACGAACAGGACGACGACCAAATTACCGACAGCGCCGCACCCGACGCGGCCACCGAGGACGACTCGGCGGCCGGCGACGCCGAGACGACGCCCGCCCCCGTCACGTCGGGCGCGGAAGCCGTCGTTCGCGCGCTCGAGAACGCGGGCGTCGAGTACGCCTTCGGCGTCCAGGGCGGAGCGATCATGCCCGTCTACGACGCGCTTTATGACTCGGACATTCGTCATGTGACGATGGCCCACGAGCAGGGCGCGGCCCACGCGGCCGACGCATACGGCATCGTCTCGGGCGAGCCGGGCGTCTGCCTCGCAACCTCGGGGCCGGGCGCGACAAACCTCGTTACCGGCATCGCGGACGCCGACATGGACTCGGATCCGCTGCTCGCGCTGACGGGACAGGTCTCGACGGATTTCGTCGGCAACGACGCGTTCCAGGAGACCGATACCACGGGCGTCACGACGCCGATCACGAAGGACAACACCTTCGCGAGTGACTCGGATCGCGTCGGCAGCGACGTCAGCGAGGCGTTCGCGCTCGCCGACGCGGGCCGGCCGGGACCGACCCTGGTCGACCTCCCCAAAGACGTCACGAACGGCGAGACCGACTGCGAGCCCGACGCCCCCGCAGTTCCTGACACCTATCGGGTGCAGGAGCAAGCGGATCCGGAGATCGTCGCGGCCGCGGCCGAGCGGATCGAGAACGCCGACCGCCCCGCCATATTGCTCGGCGGCGGCGTCATCAAGGGCGAGGCCAGCGAGGCCTGCCGAGAGTTCGCCATCGAACACGAGATCCCGGTCATCACGACGATGCCCGGCATCGGCGCGTTCCCCGAGGATCACGAACTCTCCCTCGAGATGGCGGGCATGCACGGCACCGGCTACGCCAACATGGCGATCACCCACTGCGATACGCTGATCGGGATCGGGACCCGATTCGACGACCGGCTGACCGGCGGGATCGAGACCTTCGCGCCCGACGCGGAGCTCATCCACGTCGACATCGACCCCGCGGAGATTTCGAAGAACATCCACGCGGACTACCCGCTGATCGGCGACGCCGAAACGGTCGTCGAGCAACTCTCCGAGGCCGTCGACGCCTCGCCGGAAGCGAAGAAGTGGCGCGCGCAGTGCCAGCAGTGGAAATCCGACTATTCGATGGCCTACGATGCACCCGAGGACGAGCCGGTCCAGCCGGAGTTTGTCGTCGAGGCACTCGACGAGGCCACGAGCGACCGAGCGATCGTCACCACCGGTGTCGGCCAACACCAGATGTGGGCCTGTCAGTACTGGACCTACACTGAGCCCCGCACCTGGGTCTCGAGTCACGGGCTCGGGACGATGGGCTACGGGCTGCCCTCGGCGATCGGCGCGCGACTCGCGGCCGACGACGATCAGGAGGTCGTCTGCATCGACGGCGACGGCTCGTTCCTGATGACGCTGCAGGGCCTGTCGGTCGCCGTCCGCGAGAACCTCGATATCACGGTTGCCGTGCTCAACAACGAGTACATCGGCATGGTTCGACAGTGGCAAGACGCCTTCTTCGACGGCCGTCACTCCGCGTCGGACTACCACTGGATGCCGGAGTTCGACAAGCTCGCGGAGGCCTTCGGTGCGAGTGGGTACCGGATCGACGACTACGACGACGTCGCCGAAACGATCGACGCCGCGATCGCCTACGACGGCCCGTCGGTGATCGACGTTCATATCGATCCCGACGCTAACGTCTACCCGATGGTGCCAAGCGGCGGCGACAACGGTCAGTTCGCACTGACGGAGGACCAGCTATGA
- the ilvN gene encoding acetolactate synthase small subunit — MKRGLDGPEPETRPTPAGRRNKQGIRIDPEVEVTHEPRRTAISALVEHEPGVLSDVSGLFSRRQFNIESLTVGPTENDDHARITIVVEEPDPGIDQVEKQLRKLVPVISVRELEPDAMRRELALIKVDAEQPGQVAAVADMYNAKTVDSSPETATIEVTGARQKIEAAIDTFSQFGIREISRTGTTALARGTDRTAASDSTGQSADEANYDGQYTETATDD, encoded by the coding sequence ATGAAACGCGGTCTCGACGGGCCCGAACCCGAAACGCGCCCGACCCCCGCGGGACGGCGCAACAAACAGGGCATTCGCATCGACCCGGAGGTCGAAGTGACCCACGAGCCCCGGCGCACCGCCATCTCGGCGCTGGTCGAACACGAACCGGGCGTCCTCTCGGACGTCTCGGGACTGTTCTCGAGGCGGCAGTTCAACATCGAGAGCCTGACCGTCGGCCCCACGGAAAACGACGATCACGCGCGAATCACGATCGTCGTCGAGGAACCCGATCCGGGGATCGATCAGGTCGAAAAGCAACTGCGCAAACTGGTGCCGGTGATCTCCGTGCGCGAACTCGAGCCCGACGCGATGCGTCGGGAACTGGCGCTCATCAAGGTCGACGCCGAGCAACCCGGCCAGGTCGCCGCCGTTGCGGACATGTACAACGCCAAGACGGTCGACTCGAGTCCAGAGACGGCGACGATCGAAGTGACCGGCGCGCGCCAGAAGATCGAGGCCGCGATCGACACCTTCAGCCAGTTCGGGATCCGAGAGATTTCCCGGACCGGGACGACGGCACTGGCCCGCGGCACCGATCGGACCGCCGCGTCCGATTCGACAGGACAGTCCGCCGACGAGGCGAACTACGACGGACAATACACAGAGACAGCTACCGATGACTGA
- the ilvC gene encoding ketol-acid reductoisomerase, with the protein MTDEFNTDIYYDDDADGSYLENATVAVLGYGSQGHAHALNLNDSGVDVVVGLREDSSSRDAAEADGLDVTTPVEAASQADVISVLVPDTVQPAVYADIESELEEGNTLQFAHGFNIHYNQIQPPEGIDVTMIAPKSPGHLVRRNYENDEGTPGLLAVYQDETGDAKERALAYGKGIGCTRAGVVETSFREETETDIFGEQAVLCGGIAELIKTGYETLVDAGYSPEMAYFECMNEMKLIVDLMYEGGLGAMWDSVSDTAEYGGLTRGDDVIDDHVRENMDEVLEQVQNGEFATEWISENQANRPVYTQLNQAEKDHEIEEVGERLRDLFSWAEEGETEDEAESATVQADD; encoded by the coding sequence ATGACTGACGAATTCAACACCGACATCTACTACGACGACGACGCGGATGGATCGTATCTCGAAAACGCGACAGTAGCCGTTCTCGGCTACGGGAGCCAGGGCCACGCCCACGCGCTGAACCTCAACGACAGCGGGGTCGACGTGGTCGTCGGCCTGCGCGAGGACTCGTCCTCGCGCGATGCGGCCGAAGCCGACGGGTTAGACGTGACGACGCCGGTCGAGGCGGCCTCGCAAGCCGACGTCATCTCCGTGCTGGTGCCCGATACGGTTCAGCCGGCGGTCTACGCGGACATCGAATCGGAACTCGAGGAGGGGAACACGCTGCAGTTCGCCCACGGCTTTAACATTCACTACAACCAGATCCAGCCCCCGGAGGGCATCGACGTGACGATGATCGCGCCGAAATCACCGGGCCATCTGGTTCGCCGCAACTACGAGAACGACGAGGGAACCCCCGGACTGCTCGCGGTCTACCAGGACGAAACCGGCGATGCGAAGGAACGTGCGCTCGCGTACGGGAAGGGAATCGGCTGTACTCGCGCCGGCGTCGTCGAGACGAGCTTCCGCGAGGAGACCGAGACGGACATCTTCGGCGAGCAGGCCGTCCTCTGTGGCGGGATCGCCGAACTGATCAAAACAGGCTACGAGACGTTGGTCGACGCCGGCTACAGCCCCGAGATGGCCTACTTCGAGTGCATGAACGAGATGAAGCTCATCGTCGACCTCATGTACGAGGGCGGGCTCGGCGCGATGTGGGACTCCGTTTCCGACACCGCCGAGTACGGCGGGCTCACCCGCGGCGACGACGTGATCGACGACCACGTTCGCGAGAACATGGACGAAGTGCTCGAGCAGGTCCAGAACGGCGAGTTCGCGACCGAGTGGATCTCGGAGAATCAGGCGAACCGGCCCGTCTACACGCAACTCAACCAGGCCGAGAAGGACCACGAGATCGAGGAGGTCGGCGAGCGACTGCGCGACCTGTTCAGCTGGGCCGAGGAGGGAGAAACCGAAGACGAAGCGGAGTCCGCCACGGTGCAGGCGGACGACTGA
- the leuC gene encoding 3-isopropylmalate dehydratase large subunit, with the protein MSKGTLYDKVWDRHKVTTLPTGQDQLFVGLHLIHEVTSPQAFGMLRERDLEVAFPKLTHATVDHIVPTADQSRPYKEDAAEEMMAELEANVRDAGIEFSDPTTGDQGIVHVIGPEQGITQPGKTIVCGDSHTSTHGAFGALAFGIGTSQIRDVLATGTVAMEKQKVRKIQIDGELGDGVEAKDVILEIIRRLGTEGGVGYVYEYAGEAIESLGMEGRMSICNMSIEGGARAGYVNPDETTYEWMKETDYFQENPEKFDELKPYWESIRSDADAEYDDVVHIDANELEPVVTWGTTPGQGVGISDPIPEPESLPKEKRDTARRAQEHMRVEPGETMEGYDIDVAFLGSCTNARLPDLRRAARIVEGRQVDDDVRAMVVPGSQRVQRTAEAEGLKDTFEEAGFEWRNAGCSMCLGMNEDQLEGDEACASSSNRNFVGRQGSKDGRTVLMSPRMVAAAAINGEVSDVRDLKEVNLA; encoded by the coding sequence ATGAGCAAGGGCACACTGTACGACAAGGTCTGGGATCGCCACAAAGTCACGACGCTGCCGACCGGACAGGATCAGCTGTTCGTCGGACTCCACCTCATCCACGAGGTCACGAGCCCGCAGGCGTTCGGGATGCTCCGCGAGCGCGACCTCGAGGTCGCCTTTCCGAAGCTGACCCACGCGACGGTCGACCACATCGTGCCGACGGCCGACCAGTCCCGCCCCTACAAGGAGGACGCGGCCGAGGAGATGATGGCCGAACTCGAGGCGAACGTCCGTGACGCGGGCATCGAGTTCTCGGACCCGACGACGGGCGATCAGGGGATCGTCCACGTCATCGGACCGGAGCAGGGAATCACTCAGCCCGGCAAGACGATCGTCTGTGGAGACTCTCACACCTCCACCCACGGTGCCTTCGGCGCGCTCGCGTTCGGCATCGGGACCTCCCAGATCCGCGACGTGCTCGCGACGGGCACCGTCGCCATGGAGAAGCAAAAGGTCCGCAAGATCCAGATCGACGGCGAACTCGGCGACGGTGTCGAAGCGAAGGACGTCATCCTCGAGATCATCCGTCGCCTGGGTACCGAGGGCGGCGTCGGCTACGTCTACGAGTACGCCGGCGAGGCCATCGAGAGCCTGGGGATGGAAGGGCGGATGTCGATCTGTAACATGTCCATCGAGGGCGGCGCTCGCGCGGGCTACGTCAATCCCGACGAGACCACCTACGAGTGGATGAAAGAGACGGACTACTTCCAGGAGAACCCGGAGAAGTTCGACGAACTCAAACCCTACTGGGAGTCGATCCGCTCCGATGCGGACGCCGAGTACGACGACGTCGTCCACATCGACGCGAACGAACTCGAGCCGGTCGTCACCTGGGGGACCACGCCCGGGCAGGGAGTCGGGATCTCCGATCCGATTCCGGAACCGGAGTCACTGCCGAAAGAGAAGCGGGACACGGCCCGACGCGCGCAAGAACACATGCGCGTCGAGCCCGGCGAGACGATGGAGGGGTACGACATCGACGTCGCCTTCCTCGGCTCCTGTACGAACGCCCGCCTGCCGGACCTGCGACGCGCCGCTCGGATCGTCGAGGGTCGACAGGTCGACGACGACGTCCGCGCGATGGTCGTCCCCGGCAGCCAGCGCGTGCAGCGAACTGCCGAGGCGGAAGGCCTCAAGGACACCTTCGAGGAAGCTGGCTTCGAGTGGCGAAACGCCGGCTGTTCGATGTGTCTCGGCATGAACGAAGACCAACTCGAGGGCGACGAGGCCTGTGCCTCCTCCTCGAACCGGAACTTCGTCGGCCGGCAGGGCTCGAAGGACGGCCGGACCGTCCTGATGAGTCCGCGGATGGTCGCCGCAGCGGCGATCAACGGAGAGGTCTCTGACGTGCGCGATCTGAAGGAGGTGAATCTGGCGTGA
- the leuD gene encoding 3-isopropylmalate dehydratase small subunit, which produces MSDEVEIPEVNYVSGSGVPIRGNDIDTDQIIPARFMKVVTFDGLGEFAFFDLRFDDDDNQKEHPFNEDRYQDSSVMVVNSNFGCGSSREHAPQALMRWGIDAVIGESFAEIFAGNCLALGIPTVTADSETIEELQDWVDANPDGEIDIDIEAETVTYDEQTIDVTVDDAQRKALVDGVWDTTALMKSNAGAVREKARELPYVDDAAIPEAE; this is translated from the coding sequence ATGAGCGACGAAGTCGAGATTCCCGAGGTCAACTACGTCTCCGGCTCCGGCGTCCCGATCCGAGGCAACGACATCGACACCGACCAGATCATCCCCGCGCGGTTCATGAAGGTCGTCACCTTCGACGGACTGGGCGAGTTCGCGTTCTTCGATCTGCGATTCGATGACGACGACAACCAGAAGGAGCATCCGTTCAACGAGGACCGCTATCAGGACTCCTCGGTAATGGTCGTCAACTCGAACTTCGGCTGTGGCTCCTCGAGAGAGCACGCCCCCCAGGCCCTGATGCGCTGGGGAATCGACGCGGTCATCGGCGAGAGCTTCGCCGAGATCTTCGCGGGCAACTGTCTGGCGCTGGGCATTCCGACCGTGACCGCCGACAGCGAGACGATCGAGGAACTGCAGGACTGGGTCGACGCGAACCCCGACGGCGAGATCGACATCGACATCGAAGCGGAGACCGTCACCTACGACGAGCAGACGATCGACGTCACCGTCGACGACGCCCAGCGCAAGGCGCTCGTCGACGGCGTCTGGGACACGACGGCGCTGATGAAGTCCAACGCCGGCGCGGTCCGCGAGAAGGCTCGAGAACTGCCGTACGTCGACGATGCGGCGATTCCCGAAGCCGAATAA
- a CDS encoding DMT family transporter, with amino-acid sequence MSRALDASLFVLLAVLWGFSFPAISIGLEYLPPLLFAAARYDIAAVLLLAAAVVRVEKWRPTARNDLAAVAGGGIFLIAGNGLLFLGQQTVPSGVAAILQGLVPIVTALWAIPLLGERLSPLGAVGAAIGFLGVGLVVQPDPGNLLAGDTAARLLIVGQVCSVALGGVLIQRAGPTLERLPLVGWSMLVGGLVLHAVSLGAGEFPSADVLGPVSVGALLYLGVFATAVAFMIYFTILEEHGAFEAALIGYLVPIVATIASVFLLGEEIGVLTVGGFGLVAVGFVLLKRRAIAEAVGFSTGVSSP; translated from the coding sequence ATGTCTCGCGCTCTCGATGCGTCACTTTTCGTGTTGCTGGCCGTTCTCTGGGGCTTTTCCTTTCCCGCGATTTCGATCGGTCTCGAGTACCTCCCACCACTGCTCTTCGCGGCCGCCCGGTACGACATCGCAGCGGTCCTGTTACTGGCTGCAGCTGTCGTCCGCGTCGAGAAGTGGCGGCCGACCGCGCGGAACGATCTAGCGGCCGTCGCGGGCGGTGGCATCTTCCTCATCGCGGGTAACGGGCTCCTCTTCCTCGGCCAGCAGACGGTTCCGAGCGGCGTCGCCGCGATCTTGCAGGGACTGGTGCCGATCGTCACCGCGCTGTGGGCGATCCCGCTGCTGGGCGAACGGCTCTCGCCGCTCGGGGCCGTCGGTGCCGCCATCGGCTTTCTGGGCGTCGGCCTCGTCGTCCAGCCCGATCCGGGGAACCTGTTGGCGGGCGACACTGCCGCGCGACTGCTCATCGTCGGGCAGGTGTGTAGCGTCGCGCTCGGCGGCGTCCTGATCCAGCGGGCCGGGCCGACGCTCGAGCGACTGCCGCTGGTCGGCTGGTCGATGCTCGTCGGTGGACTGGTCTTGCACGCCGTCAGTCTGGGTGCCGGCGAGTTTCCCAGTGCCGACGTGCTCGGTCCAGTCTCCGTGGGCGCTCTGCTCTACCTCGGGGTGTTCGCGACCGCCGTCGCGTTCATGATCTATTTCACCATCCTCGAGGAACACGGCGCGTTCGAGGCGGCGCTGATCGGCTATCTGGTTCCGATCGTGGCGACTATCGCGAGCGTCTTCCTGCTCGGCGAGGAGATCGGCGTCCTGACGGTCGGCGGCTTCGGGCTGGTCGCGGTCGGCTTCGTCCTGCTCAAGCGCCGCGCGATTGCCGAGGCGGTCGGGTTCTCGACCGGTGTCAGCAGTCCCTGA
- the leuB gene encoding 3-isopropylmalate dehydrogenase, with product MTHEIAVIPGDGIGQEVTPAAVEVLEALAIDFEFVEADAGDAVKEETGEALPQETYDLAASADATLFGAAGETAADVILPLRTAVDSFVNVRPAKAYPGIDAVRPETDLIFLRENTEGVYAGHEDRLTQDVSTLTRVVTESASERLAEFACDYVAGDDHDGFSIVHKANVMRETDGLFRDTVKSVADDNGVETDQVLMDAFATRVCLDPEQFDVVVCPNLAGDVLSDLAAGLVGGLGLLPSANIGPDRALFEPVHGTAPDIAGQGVANPAATIISAAMLLEYLGYDEESDAVHAAVEATLADGPRTPDLGGDASTEDVTDAIIDRL from the coding sequence ATGACTCACGAAATCGCCGTCATTCCGGGCGATGGAATCGGACAGGAAGTGACACCCGCCGCGGTCGAGGTCCTCGAGGCCCTCGCGATCGACTTCGAGTTCGTCGAGGCCGACGCGGGCGACGCGGTAAAGGAGGAGACCGGCGAGGCCTTGCCCCAGGAGACATATGACCTCGCGGCGTCGGCGGACGCGACGCTGTTCGGGGCGGCCGGCGAGACGGCCGCGGACGTGATTCTACCGCTCCGGACGGCGGTCGACTCGTTCGTCAACGTTCGCCCCGCGAAGGCGTATCCGGGGATCGACGCCGTCCGCCCCGAGACGGACCTGATCTTCCTCCGGGAGAACACCGAGGGCGTCTACGCGGGTCACGAAGATCGACTGACGCAAGACGTCTCGACGCTGACTCGAGTCGTCACGGAGTCGGCCTCCGAACGGCTCGCCGAGTTCGCCTGCGACTACGTCGCCGGCGACGACCACGACGGCTTCTCGATCGTCCACAAGGCCAACGTCATGCGCGAGACGGACGGTCTCTTCCGTGACACCGTCAAATCGGTGGCCGACGACAACGGCGTCGAGACCGATCAGGTGCTGATGGACGCCTTCGCGACGCGGGTCTGTCTCGACCCCGAACAGTTCGACGTGGTCGTCTGCCCGAACCTCGCGGGCGACGTGCTCTCGGACCTCGCGGCCGGCCTCGTCGGCGGCCTCGGCCTGCTCCCGTCGGCCAACATCGGCCCCGATCGCGCGCTGTTCGAACCCGTCCACGGCACCGCACCAGATATCGCCGGTCAGGGAGTCGCGAACCCCGCCGCGACGATCATTTCTGCCGCCATGCTGCTCGAGTACCTCGGCTACGACGAAGAGAGCGACGCCGTTCACGCGGCCGTCGAAGCAACGCTCGCCGACGGACCGCGGACCCCCGATCTGGGCGGGGACGCCTCGACCGAGG